A stretch of the Panicum virgatum strain AP13 chromosome 9N, P.virgatum_v5, whole genome shotgun sequence genome encodes the following:
- the LOC120693473 gene encoding translocase of chloroplast 120, chloroplastic-like, with protein MENGGVVGEGRPEDRAGENGGVAEAGQSAVKRVAAEEEGSVDVVVEDGDDAVAAEEVDGDEVGEENQGAGGHAVESGTPVAGDHQPVVTPNTRVVLETGRHAAEKWGEDSPRAEINVEGSVEENAMGQTTKGYCHTKRERPESITRSAAEPAIIIEELDDLGSSDDENTATSAPPAQSSAASGHSNSPSLPSRPAGLGSSPSLSQPPARHVQQARANGPISSDRGSQPSTESAEDDGDENDEVHEKLQMIRVKFLRLAHRFGQTPHNMVVSQVMYRLGLAEQLRRTTANGSLSFDRAREMAEHLEAAGNEPLDFSCTILVLGKTGVGKSATINSIFDDTRLDTNAFDSSTKKVQEVVGTVEGIRVKVVDTPGLSCSSLEQHHNQKVLNSVKRLISKNPPDIVLYFDRLDMQSRDNGDVPLLQTITKVFGASVWFNAIVVLTHAASAPPDGLNGIPLSYEMFVTQRSHVVQQAIRQAAGDIRLMNPVSLVENHAACRTNRAGQRVLPNGQVWKPQLLLLCFASKVLAEANVLLKLQDSPIGKLSRTRIPPLPFLVSSLLQSRAPLKLPEEQFGDDDDLEDDSTDDSDSDDGSDYDDLPPFKRLTKAQLSKLNNAQRKAYLEELDYREKLFYRKQLKEERMRRKLMKKMAVEASTRTNDFYNSNPEDDSNTPTNVAVPMPDMVLPSSFDSDYPSHRYRFLDTPSEWLVRPVLETQGWDHDVGYEGLNVERLFAVKGKVPVSISGQLTKDKKDCSMQMEVASSVKHAEGKSTSLGLDLQSVGKDMAYTIRGESRFKNFRRNSTAAGISATLLGDSVSTGVKIEDKLIVNKQLRVLISGGAMSGRGDVAYGGRLEATLRDKDYPIGRMLSTLALSVVDWHGDLAIGCNVQSQIPAGRASNLVGHANISNKGTGQVGIRLNSLEHLELALIALVPIFQNIRKLLQNFSEST; from the coding sequence ATGGAGAACGGCGGCGTCGTCGGCGAGGGGCGCCCGGAGGATCGGGCGGGCGAGAACGGCGGAGTCGCCGAAGCGGGTCAATCCGCCGTGAAGCgagtggcggcggaggaggagggcagTGTTGATGTGGTGGTGGAGGACGGAGACgatgcggtggcggcggaggaggttgacGGGGATGAGGTCGGGGAAGAAAATCAGGGTGCGGGAGGCCATGCAGTGGAGTCGGGGACGCCGGTGGCCGGTGATCACCAGCCTGTGGTGACGCCGAACACCAGAGTGGTGCTGGAGACCGGGCGGCATGCAGCGGAGAAGTGGGGAGAGGATAGTCCTCGTGCCGAGATCAATGTCGAGGGGAGTGTGGAGGAGAATGCCATGGGGCAAACCACCAAGGGGTATTGTCATACAAAGCGGGAGAGGCCTGAGTCGATCACACGATCTGCAGCTGAGCCTGCTATTATCATCGAGGAATTGGATGATCTGGGATCCTCAGATGATGAGAATACAGCTACCTCTGCACCGCCTGCACAATCTAGTGCTGCTTCTGGTCATTCCAATAGTCCCTCTTTGCCATCTCGTCCTGCTGGCCTTGGATCATCACCTTCCCTGTCGCAGCCTCCTGCTCGTCATGTTCAACAGGCCCGTGCCAATGGACCAATTTCTTCGGATAGGGGAAGCCAGCCGTCTACTGAGTCTGCTGAGGATGATGGAGACGAGAATGATGAAGTTCATGAGAAGCTTCAGATGATTCGGGTCAAGTTTTTACGTCTTGCTCACAGGTTTGGGCAAACACCTCATAATATGGTTGTTTCACAGGTTATGTACCGCCTTGGGCTGGCAGAACAACTTAGGAGAACTACTGCTAATGGGTCATTAAGCTTTGACCGGGCAAGAGAGATGGCAGAGCATCTTGAAGCTGCTGGAAATGAGCCCCTTGATTTTTCATGCACCATCTTGGTTCTCGGTAAAACTGGGGTTGGTAAGAGTGCTACTATTAATTCAATTTTTGATGATACCAGGTTGGATACAAATGCTTTCGATTCCAGTACTAAAAAGGTTCAAGAAGTGGTTGGTACAGTTGAGGGAATCAGAGTAAAAGTGGTTGATACACCTGGACTTTCATGCTCATCTTTAGAACAGCACCACAACCAGAAGGTTCTCAACTCCGTGAAGAGGCTTATTAGCAAAAACCCTCCCGATATTGTTCTTTATTTTGATAGATTGGATATGCAGAGCAGGGACAATGGTGATGTACCTCTGCTGCAAACCATCACGAAAGTTTTTGGAGCATCAGTCTGGTTCAATGCCATTGTTGTATTAACTCATGCTGCATCTGCACCACCAGATGGGCTTAATGGAATTCCTCTGAGCTATGAGATGTTTGTCACCCAGAGGTCTCATGTAGTGCAGCAAGCTATAAGGCAAGCTGCTGGTGATATCCGTCTTATGAATCCAGTATCCTTGGTGGAAAATCACGCAGCATGCAggacaaacagggctggacagaGGGTTTTGCCAAATGGACAAGTCTGGAAGCCACAGctgttgctgctttgttttgcTTCGAAGGTATTAGCAGAGGCTAATGTACTCCTCAAGTTGCAGGATAGTCCCATTGGTAAACTTTCTCGTACGAGGATTCCTCCACTGCCTTTCCTCGTCTCTTCCCTTCTTCAGTCTAGGGCCCCACTGAAGTTACCAGAGGAGCAgtttggtgatgatgatgatcttgAGGATGATTCAACAGATGATTCTGATTCAGATGATGGTTCAGATTATGATGATTTGCCTCCTTTTAAGCGCCTGACAAAAGCTCAGCTTTCCAAGCTGAATAATGCACAGCGGAAGGCATATCTTGAGGAGCTAGATTACAGAGAGAAGTTGTTCTACAGAAAGCAGCTGAAAGAGGAAAGGATGCGGCGTAAGTTGATGAAGAAAATGGCAGTAGAAGCCAGTACTCGAACAAATGATTTCTACAACAGCAACCCTGAAGATGATTCTAATACTCCAACCAATGTTGCAGTTCCTATGCCTGATATGGTACTGCCCTCATCTTTTGATTCAGACTATCCTAGTCATCGCTATCGTTTTCTGGATACACCAAGTGAATGGCTTGTCAGACCTGTATTGGAAACCCAGGGTTGGGACCATGATGTTGGTTATGAGGGACTTAATGTTGAAAGATTGTTTGCTGTCAAAGGTAAAGTTCCTGTGTCCATATCTGGGCAACTAACAAAGGACAAGAAGGATTGCTCTATGCAAATGGAGGTTGCAAGTTCAGTTAAGCATGCTGAGGGAAAATCTACTTCACTTGGGCTTGATTTGCAGTCTGTTGGCAAGGATATGGCATACACAATTCGTGGTGAGTCGAGATTTAAGAACTTCAGGCGCAACAGCACAGCTGCTGGCATATCTGCTACGCTCCTTGGGGATTCCGTATCGACCGGTGTGAAGATTGAAGACAAGCTTATAGTGAACAAGCAGCTCAGGGTACTGATCAGTGGTGGTGCCATGAGTGGGAGGGGTGATGTGGCCTATGGAGGCCGCCTCGAAGCAACACTGAGGGACAAAGATTACCCAATCGGGCGGATGCTTTCCACTCTTGCATTATCTGTTGTGGATTGGCATGGGGATCTGGCGATCGGCTGCAACGTCCAGTCTCAGATCCCTGCTGGAAGAGCTAGCAACTTGGTTGGGCATGCAAATATAAGCAACAAGGGGACTGGCCAAGTCGGCATTCGCCTGAACAGCTTGgagcatcttgagcttgcgcttATTGCCCTGGTGCCTATATTCCAGAACATCAGAAAGCTGTTACAGAACTTCTCTGAATCTACCTAG
- the LOC120693476 gene encoding U-box domain-containing protein 70-like: MSRRQGASSRSFSISSFASDEVDYSDLLSLHGDSSAEHSGFKSELVSSLSDDMKMLRTEHVQSSAPHTDLAEMDFDADLQDRLQKSFDEIVRLKKENFEESCHRQQVEKEFLVVRKKAKKLQEYLLKEIRRSKEIEEARATDQYLIKKLKKEIELLKIQRDEYIEKLCQAGEQIPLQQSEVAKDAYEKDKHEMEILREEIIQCKIHRDEYLAKLQAKNEQKLALVECVTDTNFDTNVLENELEAYRCTLDDRLRPDRDGAVRYLEKQTQFSLAELKLATENFSESLKIGEGGYGRVYKGTIGDTAVAVKILHHNENLQGILQFQREVSILTKVRHPHLVNLLGACDEESALVYEYLPNGSLEDRLSCKGNTPALTWQVRTRIIGEISSALIFLHSHKPKPVVHGDLKPSNILLDADLGSKLGDFGIARFLVPTDTSTMVHLTDHPIGTMFYSDPEYMANGELTAGSDTYSFGIIILRLLTGRHPREIVKRVEDAMINDELHTIIDGSAGEWPFVQAQQLARIGMRCAVERRRRRADLATDVWPVVEPMMKSATLSSCPSTSSSLQDENSVPHYFLCPILQKIMKNPHIAADGFTYEAEAIKDWLEAHDTSPMTNLALPHRATIPNSALRSAIQEHLQRGPS; this comes from the exons ATGAGTCGTCGCCAAG GTGCTAGCTCAAGATCTTTCAGCATATCATCATTCGCGTCCGATGAAGTGGACTACTCAGACTTATTGTCTTTGCATGGGGATAGCAGCGCCGAGCATAGTGGCTTTAAGTCTGAACTTGTGTCATCTCTCTCAGATGATATGAAGATGCTCCGAACAGAACATGTTCAGAGTTCAGCACCCCACACAGATCTG GCAGAGATGGATTTCGATGCTGATTTGCAAGATAGACTTCAAAAATCATTTGATGAGATTGTCAGATTGAAGAAGGAAAACTTTGAAGAATCTTGCCATCGCCAACAAGTCGAAAAGGAGTTCCTGGTTGTCCGCAAGAAA GCTAAGAAATTGCAGGAGTACCTCTTAAAAGAGATACGCcgttcaaaagaaattgaggAAGCTCGTGCCACAGATCAGTACTTGATAAAAAAACTGAAGAAGGAGATTGAATTGCTAAAGATCCAGCGTGATGAATACATTGAAAAACTTTGCCAAGCAGGTGAACAGATACCGCTCCAACAGTCAGAAGTGGCTAAGGATGCTTATGAAAAGGATAAACATGAGATGGAAATTTTGAGAGAGGAAATTATTCAGTGTAAAATCCACCGAGATGAATACCTTGCAAAGCTTCAGGCAAAAAATGAGCAGAAGTTGGCACTGGTGGAGTGTGTCACTGATACCAATTTTGATACTAATGTTCTAGAAAATGAGTTGGAAGCATACAGATGCACCCTTGACGACCGGTTGCGTCCCGACAGGGACGGTGCGGTCAGATATCTTGAAAAACAGACTCAGTTTTCCTTGGCTGAGTTGAAGCTGGCAACAGAAAATTTCAGCGAGTCACTGAAGATTGGAGAAGGTGGGTATGGGCGTGTCTACAAGGGCACTATCGGTGACACCGCGGTGGCTGTTAAGATTTTACACCATAATGAGAACCTCCAGGGCATACTGCAGTTTCAGCGTGAG GTTTCGATCCTGACCAAAGTGAGACATCCACATCTTGTCAATCTCTTAGGAGCCTGCGATGAAGAGTCTGCTCTTGTGTATGAATATTTACCAAACGGAAGCCTTGAAGACCGTCTTTCCTGCAAGGGTAACACCCCTGCACTGACATGGCAAGTCCGAACAAGGATCATTGGGGAGATCTCTTCTGCACTAATCTTCCTCCACAGTCATAAGCCCAAGCCGGTCGTCCACGGTGACCTTAAGCCTTCCAACATTCTCCTTGATGCTGATCTAGGCAGCAAGCTTGGAGACTTTGGCATCGCTCGATTTCTTGTCCCGACAGACACCAGCACCATGGTACATCTTACTGACCATCCGATTGGGACAATGTTCTACTCTGACCCAGAATACATGGCCAACGGTGAGCTGACCGCAGGATCAGACACCTACTCATTCGGTATCATCATCCTACGCCTCTTGACCGGGAGACACCCAAGGGAGATAGTGAAAAGAGTGGAAGATGCTATGATCAACGATGAACTGCACACGATCATCGACGGATCCGCCGGTGAGTGGCCCTTTGTGCAAGCGCAGCAGCTTGCGCGCATCGGTATGAGATGCGCCGTGGAGAGAAGGAGGCGCCGCGCGGATCTTGCCACTGATGTGTGGCCTGTGGTGGAGCCGATGATGAAGAGTGCCACTCTATCATCGTGCCCTTCAACATCTTCATCTCTTCAGGATGAAAACAGCGTGCCACATTACTTTTTGTGCCCGATTCTGCAG AAGATCATGAAGAATCCGCACATCGCCGCCGATGGTTTCACCTATGAAGCTGAGGCAATCAAGGACTGGCTTGAAGCCCATGACACATCACCCATGACCAATCTGGCACTCCCCCACCGTGCAACAATTCCAAATTCCGCACTTCGCTCAGCCATCCAAGAACATCTTCAGCGTGGGCCGTCGTGA
- the LOC120693480 gene encoding expansin-B9, which yields MGSLANNVVAVAAVLAALVAGGSCGPPKFPPGPNITTNYNGQWLTARATWYGQPNGAGPADNGGACGIKDVNLPPYNGMTACGNVPIFKDGKGCGSCYEIRCKAPAECSNNPVTVFITDMNYEPIAPYHFDLSGKAFGALAKPGLNDKLRHCGIMDLEFRRVRCKYAGGQKIVFHVEKGSNPNYLAVLVKFVADDGDIVQMELKEKASPEWKPMKLSWGAIWRMDTPKALKGPFSIRLTSESGKKLVATDVIPANWIPNTFYKSNIQF from the exons ATGGGATCCCTCGCCAATAACGTCGTGGCCGTGGCGGCCGTCCTggcggcgctcgtcgccggcggctcgTGCGGCCCCCCCAAGTTCCCGCCCGGCCCCAACATCACGACCAACTACAACGGCCAGTGGCTCACCGCCAGGGCCACCTGGTACGGCCAGCCCAacggcgccggccccgccgacAACGGCGGCGCGTGCGGGATCAAGGACGTCAACCTGCCGCCCTACAACGGCATGACGGCCTGCGGCAACGTCCCCATCTTCAAGGACGGCAAGGGCTGCGGCTCCTGCTACGAA ATCAGATGCAAGGCGCCAGCCGAGTGCTCGAACAACCCGGTGACGGTGTTCATCACCGACATGAACTACGAGCCCATCGCCCCCTACCATTTCGACCTCAGCGGCAAGGCCTTCGGCGCCCTGGCCAAGCCCGGCCTCAACGacaagctccgccactgcggCATCATGGACCTGGAGTTCAGGAG GGTGCGGTGCAAGTACGCCGGCGGGCAGAAGATCGTGTTCCACGTGGAGAAGGGGTCCAACCCCAACTACCTGGCGGTGCTGGTGAAGTTCGTCGCGGACGACGGCGACATCGTGCAGATGGAGCTCAAGGAGAAGGCGTCGCCGGAGTGGAAGCCGATGAAGCTCTCGTGGGGCGCCATCTGGAGGATGGACACGCCCAAGGCGCTCAAGGGCCCCTTCTCCATCCGCCTCACCAGCGAGTCCGGCAAGAAGCTCGTCGCCACCGACGTCATCCCGGCCAACTGGATCCCCAACACATTCTACAAGTCCAACATCCAGTTCTAG